One stretch of Daphnia pulicaria isolate SC F1-1A chromosome 8, SC_F0-13Bv2, whole genome shotgun sequence DNA includes these proteins:
- the LOC124310886 gene encoding epidermal growth factor receptor substrate 15-like 1 isoform X2: protein MAVLPSPTLVAGQNYAIFEAWYRHVDPKNLGSIGALDAANFLKKSGLHTSVLGKIWDLSDPQGKGYLDQSGFFTALKLVALAQNGIEISMSNISRETTPPEMGEQPPAVIQNAVTTTSQGSFSSLTSPTGNQPKTFNWVVTATDRSKYDALFDSLSPVGGKLPGNKVKEVLVNSTLPLESLGKIWDLSDMDHDGALDRHEFIVAMHLVYKVLDNYPLPVSLPPELLSTVQESTLRRGSSLAGSVSVLPPAVSSPENVKDIASNGHAVTWVVSEAEKNKYGALFLQADMDRDGYVSGLEIKDVFLQSRLPQPILAHIWGLCDVGQTGKLNSEQFALSMWLIQQKVQGRELPTVLTPEMMPPSLRAKDTNVEELTHSAELEQIAKEIESLIREKRQLETDVAQKEADIRIKNGEVRNLQSELDTLSATLKQLEVQKKEAQKRLDDLDAQVRTFRTQAEEQENTLRTQEAEVAAKKQELNNLRSEELRMEQQMQAASLQLDKLQNTLQDTHLQISQIKARMTVLQEHQHQIDEALVAYDEALETGDPSRLGDNVLRPIASVASDSDILLSPNSDRNKVNGGTSHFNDGAFGSDPFSSLNGQNRGFSDSSNGDPFKESDFFKKAAQPTSSVDPFGAKDPFASAFGAPAKPTNDPFASAFGQAKSEPFDAFGRSKSPNVGADPFGSDPFNAPNSPLPAGRVESPTPALPPKKSKQPPPRPAPPKAVSSGVKGPQRPAPPIGATKSPDPFAPLSDPFTSAGASKDPFGGSGFADFASFESKFSGSSTGESFDAWGSTSTSSTKPTSESQQHRYAELEFTEDPFKDVGFGDPFASNTDDPFAVPTITNNGIKIKKDPDNTDNFDPFSADKDPFASSTSPSKSTIEFDSPFGSSAWNGRPDPFAAATAADNNNKSPSSWGNDFKFSSPTSSGPTKSPTSIGSSSLKSRSSSSSSPMKSSKVSASEPLPKLSEDAQIAWVAAESVRSEQERRRKAEMQEMADLEMAIALSKSEMNSRSPPSSDRLI from the exons ATGGCGGTATTGCCATCTCCGACTTTA GTCGCTGGACAGAACTATGCAATCTTCGAGGCTTGGTATCGGCAT GTGGATCCCAAAAACCTTGGAAGTATTGGTGCACTTGATGCTGCTAATTTTCTAAAGAAATCTGGATTACATACTTCTGTGCtaggaaag ATTTGGGATCTGTCTGATCCTCAAGGCAAAGGATATCTTGATCAAAGTGGATTTTTTACTGCATTGAAACTAGTAGCCCTGGCACAgaatggaattgaaattaGTATGAGCAACATATCAAGAGAAACCACACCACCAGAAATG GGTGAACAGCCACCAGCTGTTATACAAAATGCAGTGACTACTACTTCACAGGGATCCTTTTCATCTTTGACTTCCCCAACAGGAAATCAGCCCAAAACTTTTAATTGGGTTGTCACTGCCACAGATAGATCAAAATATGATGCACTTTTTGATTCTTTAAGTCCTGTTGGTGGAAAATTACCTGGAAACAAG GTGAAAGAAGTGTTGGTTAACTCGACCTTACCACTCGAAAGCCTAGGGAAAATTTGGGACCTATCTGACATGGACCATGACGGAGCGCTAGACCGGCATGAGTTCATTGTG gcAATGCATTTGGTTTACAAAGTCTTGGATAATTACCCATTGCCGGTAAGTTTACCACCTGAATTACTCTCAACCGTGCAAGAGTCTACTCTTCGACGTGGGTCGTCTCTTGCGGGGTCGGTAAGCGTCCTGCCTCCAGCAGTTTCATCTCCGGAAAACGTTAAA gatATTGCGTCTAACGGCCATGCAGTAACCTGGGTTGTCAGTgaagcagaaaaaaacaaatatggaGCTTTATTTCTGCAAGCAGATATGGATCGCGACGGTTACGTATCCGGCTTGGAAATAAAAGACGTTTTCTTGCAATCACGTCTACCGCAACCGATTTTAGCTCATATATG GGGGTTGTGTGATGTTGGGCAGACAGGTAAATTGAATAGCGAGCAATTTGCCCTTTCAATGTGGCTTATCCAACAAAAGGTTCAAGGAAGAGAATTACCAACTGTGCTAACTCCTGAAATGATGCCGCCTTCTCTCCGCGCGAAAGACACCAATGTTGAAGAGCTGACTCATTCTGCCGAACTTGAGCAAATCGCCAAAGAAATTGAGAGTCTTATTCGGGAGAAGCGTCAACTGGAAACAGATGTGGCACAAAAGGAGGCAGACATCCGAATCAAGAATGGTGAAGTTCGTAATCTCCAGAGTGAACTCGACACTTTGTCGGCTACTTTGAAGCAGCTGGAAGTTCAAAAGAAGGAAGCACAAAAGAGACTGGACGACTTAGATGCACAG GTTCGTACATTCCGGACCCAAGCAGAAGAGCAAGAGAACACGCTTCGAACACAGGAGGCAGAAGTTGCGGCTAAGAAACAGGAACTTAATAATTTACGCAGTGAAGAACTGCGCATGGAGCAACAGATGCAAGCGGCCAGCCTCCAACTTGACAAGCTCCAGAATACACTGCAAGATACTCACTTGCAAATTAGTCAAATTAAAG CTCGCATGACGGTGTTGCAGGAACATCAACATCAGATTGACGAGGCCTTGGTGGCCTATGACGAAGCCTTAGAAACGGGAGATCCCTCTCGATTGGGCGATAACGTCCTCCGCCCTATTGCCTCAGTAGCTTCCGATTCCGATATCTTACTCTCGCCAAACTCTGACCGCAACAAAGTGAACGGGGGAACGTCGCATTTTAAC GATGGAGCGTTCGGTAGTGATCCATTTTCTAGTCTGAATGGTCAGAATCGTGGGTTTTCTGACTCATCTAATGGGGACCCTTTCAAGGAATCGGACTTCTTCAAAAAGGCGGCGCAGCCAACTTCGTCTGTTGATCCTTTTGGCGCCAAAGACCCATTCGCCTCAGCCTTTGGAGCTCCTGCAAAACCAACG aatgatCCATTCGCTTCCGCGTTTGGTCAAGCAAAAAGCGAACCATTTGACGCCTTCGGTCGTAGCAAATCG CCAAACGTGGGTGCTGATCCGTTCGGTAGCGACCCATTTAACGCACCTAATTCTCCCTTACCTGCCGGTCGAGTGGAAAGCCCGACTCCGGCCTTGCCTCCCAAGAAGTCGAAACAACCACCTCCACGTCCAGCTCCACCAAAAGCTGTGTCTAGTGGTGTGAAAGGTCCCCAGCGCCCGGCTCCTCCCATCGGCGCCACAAAATCACCTGATCCTTTTGCACCATTGAGTGATCCGTTTACTTCGGCTGGTGCGTCTAAGGATCCTTTTGGTGGATCGGGTTTTGctgattttgcaagttttgaatCTAAG TTTTCTGGCTCTTCAACTGGCGAGAGCTTTGATGCATGGGGAAGCACCAGCACTAGCAGCACAAAACCCACCAGCGAGTCACAACAGCACCGGTATGCCGAGCTAGAATTCACTGAAGATCCCTTCAAAGATGTCGGATTTGGCGATCCGTTTGCCTCAAACACAGATGATCCCTTCGCCGTTCCCACCATCACCAATAACGGAATAAAGATCAAGAAGGATCCAGACAATACGGACAATTTCGATCCGTTCTCCGCAGACAAGGATCCGTTTGCCTCTTCCACATCTCCTTCTAAATCCACGATAGAATTCGACAGTCCGTTCGGTAGTTCGGCATGGAACGGGCGGCCAGATCCGTTCGCTGCTGCCACAGCTGCTGACAACAATAACAAGTCTCCCTCTAGTTGGGGCAACGATTTCAAGTTTTCCTCTCCCACCTCTAGTGGTCCCACTAAAAGTCCAACATCGATTGGCTCGAGCTCGTTAAAGAGCCGATCGTCTTCCTCATCGTCACCGATGAAAAGTAGCAAAGTGTCTGCATCTGAACCATTGCCCAAGTTGAGCGAAGACGCCCAAATCGCTTGGGTGGCTGCTGAGAGTGTCCGATCGGAGCAGGAAAGGCGAAGGAAAGCGGAGATGCAGGAAATGGCCGATCTGGAAATGGCGATCGCTCTCAGCAAATCTGAAATGAACAGTCGGTCACCACCGTCTTCAGACAGATTAATTTGA
- the LOC124310886 gene encoding epidermal growth factor receptor substrate 15-like 1 isoform X1 — protein sequence MAVLPSPTLVAGQNYAIFEAWYRHVDPKNLGSIGALDAANFLKKSGLHTSVLGKIWDLSDPQGKGYLDQSGFFTALKLVALAQNGIEISMSNISRETTPPEMGEQPPAVIQNAVTTTSQGSFSSLTSPTGNQPKTFNWVVTATDRSKYDALFDSLSPVGGKLPGNKVKEVLVNSTLPLESLGKIWDLSDMDHDGALDRHEFIVAMHLVYKVLDNYPLPVSLPPELLSTVQESTLRRGSSLAGSVSVLPPAVSSPENVKDIASNGHAVTWVVSEAEKNKYGALFLQADMDRDGYVSGLEIKDVFLQSRLPQPILAHIWGLCDVGQTGKLNSEQFALSMWLIQQKVQGRELPTVLTPEMMPPSLRAKDTNVEELTHSAELEQIAKEIESLIREKRQLETDVAQKEADIRIKNGEVRNLQSELDTLSATLKQLEVQKKEAQKRLDDLDAQRSALEQDLQGVERQIEEHEKQVRTFRTQAEEQENTLRTQEAEVAAKKQELNNLRSEELRMEQQMQAASLQLDKLQNTLQDTHLQISQIKARMTVLQEHQHQIDEALVAYDEALETGDPSRLGDNVLRPIASVASDSDILLSPNSDRNKVNGGTSHFNDGAFGSDPFSSLNGQNRGFSDSSNGDPFKESDFFKKAAQPTSSVDPFGAKDPFASAFGAPAKPTNDPFASAFGQAKSEPFDAFGRSKSPNVGADPFGSDPFNAPNSPLPAGRVESPTPALPPKKSKQPPPRPAPPKAVSSGVKGPQRPAPPIGATKSPDPFAPLSDPFTSAGASKDPFGGSGFADFASFESKFSGSSTGESFDAWGSTSTSSTKPTSESQQHRYAELEFTEDPFKDVGFGDPFASNTDDPFAVPTITNNGIKIKKDPDNTDNFDPFSADKDPFASSTSPSKSTIEFDSPFGSSAWNGRPDPFAAATAADNNNKSPSSWGNDFKFSSPTSSGPTKSPTSIGSSSLKSRSSSSSSPMKSSKVSASEPLPKLSEDAQIAWVAAESVRSEQERRRKAEMQEMADLEMAIALSKSEMNSRSPPSSDRLI from the exons ATGGCGGTATTGCCATCTCCGACTTTA GTCGCTGGACAGAACTATGCAATCTTCGAGGCTTGGTATCGGCAT GTGGATCCCAAAAACCTTGGAAGTATTGGTGCACTTGATGCTGCTAATTTTCTAAAGAAATCTGGATTACATACTTCTGTGCtaggaaag ATTTGGGATCTGTCTGATCCTCAAGGCAAAGGATATCTTGATCAAAGTGGATTTTTTACTGCATTGAAACTAGTAGCCCTGGCACAgaatggaattgaaattaGTATGAGCAACATATCAAGAGAAACCACACCACCAGAAATG GGTGAACAGCCACCAGCTGTTATACAAAATGCAGTGACTACTACTTCACAGGGATCCTTTTCATCTTTGACTTCCCCAACAGGAAATCAGCCCAAAACTTTTAATTGGGTTGTCACTGCCACAGATAGATCAAAATATGATGCACTTTTTGATTCTTTAAGTCCTGTTGGTGGAAAATTACCTGGAAACAAG GTGAAAGAAGTGTTGGTTAACTCGACCTTACCACTCGAAAGCCTAGGGAAAATTTGGGACCTATCTGACATGGACCATGACGGAGCGCTAGACCGGCATGAGTTCATTGTG gcAATGCATTTGGTTTACAAAGTCTTGGATAATTACCCATTGCCGGTAAGTTTACCACCTGAATTACTCTCAACCGTGCAAGAGTCTACTCTTCGACGTGGGTCGTCTCTTGCGGGGTCGGTAAGCGTCCTGCCTCCAGCAGTTTCATCTCCGGAAAACGTTAAA gatATTGCGTCTAACGGCCATGCAGTAACCTGGGTTGTCAGTgaagcagaaaaaaacaaatatggaGCTTTATTTCTGCAAGCAGATATGGATCGCGACGGTTACGTATCCGGCTTGGAAATAAAAGACGTTTTCTTGCAATCACGTCTACCGCAACCGATTTTAGCTCATATATG GGGGTTGTGTGATGTTGGGCAGACAGGTAAATTGAATAGCGAGCAATTTGCCCTTTCAATGTGGCTTATCCAACAAAAGGTTCAAGGAAGAGAATTACCAACTGTGCTAACTCCTGAAATGATGCCGCCTTCTCTCCGCGCGAAAGACACCAATGTTGAAGAGCTGACTCATTCTGCCGAACTTGAGCAAATCGCCAAAGAAATTGAGAGTCTTATTCGGGAGAAGCGTCAACTGGAAACAGATGTGGCACAAAAGGAGGCAGACATCCGAATCAAGAATGGTGAAGTTCGTAATCTCCAGAGTGAACTCGACACTTTGTCGGCTACTTTGAAGCAGCTGGAAGTTCAAAAGAAGGAAGCACAAAAGAGACTGGACGACTTAGATGCACAG CGCTCAGCTTTGGAGCAAGATTTACAAGGAGTAGAGCGACAAATTGAAGAGCATGAAAAGCAG GTTCGTACATTCCGGACCCAAGCAGAAGAGCAAGAGAACACGCTTCGAACACAGGAGGCAGAAGTTGCGGCTAAGAAACAGGAACTTAATAATTTACGCAGTGAAGAACTGCGCATGGAGCAACAGATGCAAGCGGCCAGCCTCCAACTTGACAAGCTCCAGAATACACTGCAAGATACTCACTTGCAAATTAGTCAAATTAAAG CTCGCATGACGGTGTTGCAGGAACATCAACATCAGATTGACGAGGCCTTGGTGGCCTATGACGAAGCCTTAGAAACGGGAGATCCCTCTCGATTGGGCGATAACGTCCTCCGCCCTATTGCCTCAGTAGCTTCCGATTCCGATATCTTACTCTCGCCAAACTCTGACCGCAACAAAGTGAACGGGGGAACGTCGCATTTTAAC GATGGAGCGTTCGGTAGTGATCCATTTTCTAGTCTGAATGGTCAGAATCGTGGGTTTTCTGACTCATCTAATGGGGACCCTTTCAAGGAATCGGACTTCTTCAAAAAGGCGGCGCAGCCAACTTCGTCTGTTGATCCTTTTGGCGCCAAAGACCCATTCGCCTCAGCCTTTGGAGCTCCTGCAAAACCAACG aatgatCCATTCGCTTCCGCGTTTGGTCAAGCAAAAAGCGAACCATTTGACGCCTTCGGTCGTAGCAAATCG CCAAACGTGGGTGCTGATCCGTTCGGTAGCGACCCATTTAACGCACCTAATTCTCCCTTACCTGCCGGTCGAGTGGAAAGCCCGACTCCGGCCTTGCCTCCCAAGAAGTCGAAACAACCACCTCCACGTCCAGCTCCACCAAAAGCTGTGTCTAGTGGTGTGAAAGGTCCCCAGCGCCCGGCTCCTCCCATCGGCGCCACAAAATCACCTGATCCTTTTGCACCATTGAGTGATCCGTTTACTTCGGCTGGTGCGTCTAAGGATCCTTTTGGTGGATCGGGTTTTGctgattttgcaagttttgaatCTAAG TTTTCTGGCTCTTCAACTGGCGAGAGCTTTGATGCATGGGGAAGCACCAGCACTAGCAGCACAAAACCCACCAGCGAGTCACAACAGCACCGGTATGCCGAGCTAGAATTCACTGAAGATCCCTTCAAAGATGTCGGATTTGGCGATCCGTTTGCCTCAAACACAGATGATCCCTTCGCCGTTCCCACCATCACCAATAACGGAATAAAGATCAAGAAGGATCCAGACAATACGGACAATTTCGATCCGTTCTCCGCAGACAAGGATCCGTTTGCCTCTTCCACATCTCCTTCTAAATCCACGATAGAATTCGACAGTCCGTTCGGTAGTTCGGCATGGAACGGGCGGCCAGATCCGTTCGCTGCTGCCACAGCTGCTGACAACAATAACAAGTCTCCCTCTAGTTGGGGCAACGATTTCAAGTTTTCCTCTCCCACCTCTAGTGGTCCCACTAAAAGTCCAACATCGATTGGCTCGAGCTCGTTAAAGAGCCGATCGTCTTCCTCATCGTCACCGATGAAAAGTAGCAAAGTGTCTGCATCTGAACCATTGCCCAAGTTGAGCGAAGACGCCCAAATCGCTTGGGTGGCTGCTGAGAGTGTCCGATCGGAGCAGGAAAGGCGAAGGAAAGCGGAGATGCAGGAAATGGCCGATCTGGAAATGGCGATCGCTCTCAGCAAATCTGAAATGAACAGTCGGTCACCACCGTCTTCAGACAGATTAATTTGA
- the LOC124310886 gene encoding epidermal growth factor receptor substrate 15-like 1 isoform X4, with protein sequence MAVLPSPTLVAGQNYAIFEAWYRHVDPKNLGSIGALDAANFLKKSGLHTSVLGKIWDLSDPQGKGYLDQSGFFTALKLVALAQNGIEISMSNISRETTPPEMGEQPPAVIQNAVTTTSQGSFSSLTSPTGNQPKTFNWVVTATDRSKYDALFDSLSPVGGKLPGNKVKEVLVNSTLPLESLGKIWDLSDMDHDGALDRHEFIVAMHLVYKVLDNYPLPVSLPPELLSTVQESTLRRGSSLAGSVSVLPPAVSSPENVKDIASNGHAVTWVVSEAEKNKYGALFLQADMDRDGYVSGLEIKDVFLQSRLPQPILAHIWGLCDVGQTGKLNSEQFALSMWLIQQKVQGRELPTVLTPEMMPPSLRAKDTNVEELTHSAELEQIAKEIESLIREKRQLETDVAQKEADIRIKNGEVRNLQSELDTLSATLKQLEVQKKEAQKRLDDLDAQRSALEQDLQGVERQIEEHEKQVRTFRTQAEEQENTLRTQEAEVAAKKQELNNLRSEELRMEQQMQAASLQLDKLQNTLQDTHLQISQIKARMTVLQEHQHQIDEALVAYDEALETGDPSRLGDNVLRPIASVASDSDILLSPNSDRNKVNGGTSHFNDGAFGSDPFSSLNGQNRGFSDSSNGDPFKESDFFKKAAQPTSSVDPFGAKDPFASAFGAPAKPTNDPFASAFGQAKSEPFDAFGRSKSPNVGADPFGSDPFNAPNSPLPAGRVESPTPALPPKKSKQPPPRPAPPKAVSSGVKGPQRPAPPIGATKSPDPFAPLSDPFTSAGASKDPFGGSGFADFASFESKP encoded by the exons ATGGCGGTATTGCCATCTCCGACTTTA GTCGCTGGACAGAACTATGCAATCTTCGAGGCTTGGTATCGGCAT GTGGATCCCAAAAACCTTGGAAGTATTGGTGCACTTGATGCTGCTAATTTTCTAAAGAAATCTGGATTACATACTTCTGTGCtaggaaag ATTTGGGATCTGTCTGATCCTCAAGGCAAAGGATATCTTGATCAAAGTGGATTTTTTACTGCATTGAAACTAGTAGCCCTGGCACAgaatggaattgaaattaGTATGAGCAACATATCAAGAGAAACCACACCACCAGAAATG GGTGAACAGCCACCAGCTGTTATACAAAATGCAGTGACTACTACTTCACAGGGATCCTTTTCATCTTTGACTTCCCCAACAGGAAATCAGCCCAAAACTTTTAATTGGGTTGTCACTGCCACAGATAGATCAAAATATGATGCACTTTTTGATTCTTTAAGTCCTGTTGGTGGAAAATTACCTGGAAACAAG GTGAAAGAAGTGTTGGTTAACTCGACCTTACCACTCGAAAGCCTAGGGAAAATTTGGGACCTATCTGACATGGACCATGACGGAGCGCTAGACCGGCATGAGTTCATTGTG gcAATGCATTTGGTTTACAAAGTCTTGGATAATTACCCATTGCCGGTAAGTTTACCACCTGAATTACTCTCAACCGTGCAAGAGTCTACTCTTCGACGTGGGTCGTCTCTTGCGGGGTCGGTAAGCGTCCTGCCTCCAGCAGTTTCATCTCCGGAAAACGTTAAA gatATTGCGTCTAACGGCCATGCAGTAACCTGGGTTGTCAGTgaagcagaaaaaaacaaatatggaGCTTTATTTCTGCAAGCAGATATGGATCGCGACGGTTACGTATCCGGCTTGGAAATAAAAGACGTTTTCTTGCAATCACGTCTACCGCAACCGATTTTAGCTCATATATG GGGGTTGTGTGATGTTGGGCAGACAGGTAAATTGAATAGCGAGCAATTTGCCCTTTCAATGTGGCTTATCCAACAAAAGGTTCAAGGAAGAGAATTACCAACTGTGCTAACTCCTGAAATGATGCCGCCTTCTCTCCGCGCGAAAGACACCAATGTTGAAGAGCTGACTCATTCTGCCGAACTTGAGCAAATCGCCAAAGAAATTGAGAGTCTTATTCGGGAGAAGCGTCAACTGGAAACAGATGTGGCACAAAAGGAGGCAGACATCCGAATCAAGAATGGTGAAGTTCGTAATCTCCAGAGTGAACTCGACACTTTGTCGGCTACTTTGAAGCAGCTGGAAGTTCAAAAGAAGGAAGCACAAAAGAGACTGGACGACTTAGATGCACAG CGCTCAGCTTTGGAGCAAGATTTACAAGGAGTAGAGCGACAAATTGAAGAGCATGAAAAGCAG GTTCGTACATTCCGGACCCAAGCAGAAGAGCAAGAGAACACGCTTCGAACACAGGAGGCAGAAGTTGCGGCTAAGAAACAGGAACTTAATAATTTACGCAGTGAAGAACTGCGCATGGAGCAACAGATGCAAGCGGCCAGCCTCCAACTTGACAAGCTCCAGAATACACTGCAAGATACTCACTTGCAAATTAGTCAAATTAAAG CTCGCATGACGGTGTTGCAGGAACATCAACATCAGATTGACGAGGCCTTGGTGGCCTATGACGAAGCCTTAGAAACGGGAGATCCCTCTCGATTGGGCGATAACGTCCTCCGCCCTATTGCCTCAGTAGCTTCCGATTCCGATATCTTACTCTCGCCAAACTCTGACCGCAACAAAGTGAACGGGGGAACGTCGCATTTTAAC GATGGAGCGTTCGGTAGTGATCCATTTTCTAGTCTGAATGGTCAGAATCGTGGGTTTTCTGACTCATCTAATGGGGACCCTTTCAAGGAATCGGACTTCTTCAAAAAGGCGGCGCAGCCAACTTCGTCTGTTGATCCTTTTGGCGCCAAAGACCCATTCGCCTCAGCCTTTGGAGCTCCTGCAAAACCAACG aatgatCCATTCGCTTCCGCGTTTGGTCAAGCAAAAAGCGAACCATTTGACGCCTTCGGTCGTAGCAAATCG CCAAACGTGGGTGCTGATCCGTTCGGTAGCGACCCATTTAACGCACCTAATTCTCCCTTACCTGCCGGTCGAGTGGAAAGCCCGACTCCGGCCTTGCCTCCCAAGAAGTCGAAACAACCACCTCCACGTCCAGCTCCACCAAAAGCTGTGTCTAGTGGTGTGAAAGGTCCCCAGCGCCCGGCTCCTCCCATCGGCGCCACAAAATCACCTGATCCTTTTGCACCATTGAGTGATCCGTTTACTTCGGCTGGTGCGTCTAAGGATCCTTTTGGTGGATCGGGTTTTGctgattttgcaagttttgaatCTAAG CCATGA
- the LOC124310886 gene encoding epidermal growth factor receptor substrate 15-like 1 isoform X3 encodes MAVLPSPTLVAGQNYAIFEAWYRHVDPKNLGSIGALDAANFLKKSGLHTSVLGKIWDLSDPQGKGYLDQSGFFTALKLVALAQNGIEISMSNISRETTPPEMGEQPPAVIQNAVTTTSQGSFSSLTSPTGNQPKTFNWVVTATDRSKYDALFDSLSPVGGKLPGNKVKEVLVNSTLPLESLGKIWDLSDMDHDGALDRHEFIVAMHLVYKVLDNYPLPVSLPPELLSTVQESTLRRGSSLAGSVSVLPPAVSSPENVKDIASNGHAVTWVVSEAEKNKYGALFLQADMDRDGYVSGLEIKDVFLQSRLPQPILAHIWGLCDVGQTGKLNSEQFALSMWLIQQKVQGRELPTVLTPEMMPPSLRAKDTNVEELTHSAELEQIAKEIESLIREKRQLETDVAQKEADIRIKNGEVRNLQSELDTLSATLKQLEVQKKEAQKRLDDLDAQRSALEQDLQGVERQIEEHEKQVRTFRTQAEEQENTLRTQEAEVAAKKQELNNLRSEELRMEQQMQAASLQLDKLQNTLQDTHLQISQIKARMTVLQEHQHQIDEALVAYDEALETGDPSRLGDNVLRPIASVASDSDILLSPNSDRNKVNGGTSHFNDGAFGSDPFSSLNGQNRGFSDSSNGDPFKESDFFKKAAQPTSSVDPFGAKDPFASAFGAPAKPTNDPFASAFGQAKSEPFDAFGRSKSPNVGADPFGSDPFNAPNSPLPAGRVESPTPALPPKKSKQPPPRPAPPKAVSSGVKGPQRPAPPIGATKSPDPFAPLSDPFTSAGASKDPFGGSGFADFASFESKNDSSPSDP; translated from the exons ATGGCGGTATTGCCATCTCCGACTTTA GTCGCTGGACAGAACTATGCAATCTTCGAGGCTTGGTATCGGCAT GTGGATCCCAAAAACCTTGGAAGTATTGGTGCACTTGATGCTGCTAATTTTCTAAAGAAATCTGGATTACATACTTCTGTGCtaggaaag ATTTGGGATCTGTCTGATCCTCAAGGCAAAGGATATCTTGATCAAAGTGGATTTTTTACTGCATTGAAACTAGTAGCCCTGGCACAgaatggaattgaaattaGTATGAGCAACATATCAAGAGAAACCACACCACCAGAAATG GGTGAACAGCCACCAGCTGTTATACAAAATGCAGTGACTACTACTTCACAGGGATCCTTTTCATCTTTGACTTCCCCAACAGGAAATCAGCCCAAAACTTTTAATTGGGTTGTCACTGCCACAGATAGATCAAAATATGATGCACTTTTTGATTCTTTAAGTCCTGTTGGTGGAAAATTACCTGGAAACAAG GTGAAAGAAGTGTTGGTTAACTCGACCTTACCACTCGAAAGCCTAGGGAAAATTTGGGACCTATCTGACATGGACCATGACGGAGCGCTAGACCGGCATGAGTTCATTGTG gcAATGCATTTGGTTTACAAAGTCTTGGATAATTACCCATTGCCGGTAAGTTTACCACCTGAATTACTCTCAACCGTGCAAGAGTCTACTCTTCGACGTGGGTCGTCTCTTGCGGGGTCGGTAAGCGTCCTGCCTCCAGCAGTTTCATCTCCGGAAAACGTTAAA gatATTGCGTCTAACGGCCATGCAGTAACCTGGGTTGTCAGTgaagcagaaaaaaacaaatatggaGCTTTATTTCTGCAAGCAGATATGGATCGCGACGGTTACGTATCCGGCTTGGAAATAAAAGACGTTTTCTTGCAATCACGTCTACCGCAACCGATTTTAGCTCATATATG GGGGTTGTGTGATGTTGGGCAGACAGGTAAATTGAATAGCGAGCAATTTGCCCTTTCAATGTGGCTTATCCAACAAAAGGTTCAAGGAAGAGAATTACCAACTGTGCTAACTCCTGAAATGATGCCGCCTTCTCTCCGCGCGAAAGACACCAATGTTGAAGAGCTGACTCATTCTGCCGAACTTGAGCAAATCGCCAAAGAAATTGAGAGTCTTATTCGGGAGAAGCGTCAACTGGAAACAGATGTGGCACAAAAGGAGGCAGACATCCGAATCAAGAATGGTGAAGTTCGTAATCTCCAGAGTGAACTCGACACTTTGTCGGCTACTTTGAAGCAGCTGGAAGTTCAAAAGAAGGAAGCACAAAAGAGACTGGACGACTTAGATGCACAG CGCTCAGCTTTGGAGCAAGATTTACAAGGAGTAGAGCGACAAATTGAAGAGCATGAAAAGCAG GTTCGTACATTCCGGACCCAAGCAGAAGAGCAAGAGAACACGCTTCGAACACAGGAGGCAGAAGTTGCGGCTAAGAAACAGGAACTTAATAATTTACGCAGTGAAGAACTGCGCATGGAGCAACAGATGCAAGCGGCCAGCCTCCAACTTGACAAGCTCCAGAATACACTGCAAGATACTCACTTGCAAATTAGTCAAATTAAAG CTCGCATGACGGTGTTGCAGGAACATCAACATCAGATTGACGAGGCCTTGGTGGCCTATGACGAAGCCTTAGAAACGGGAGATCCCTCTCGATTGGGCGATAACGTCCTCCGCCCTATTGCCTCAGTAGCTTCCGATTCCGATATCTTACTCTCGCCAAACTCTGACCGCAACAAAGTGAACGGGGGAACGTCGCATTTTAAC GATGGAGCGTTCGGTAGTGATCCATTTTCTAGTCTGAATGGTCAGAATCGTGGGTTTTCTGACTCATCTAATGGGGACCCTTTCAAGGAATCGGACTTCTTCAAAAAGGCGGCGCAGCCAACTTCGTCTGTTGATCCTTTTGGCGCCAAAGACCCATTCGCCTCAGCCTTTGGAGCTCCTGCAAAACCAACG aatgatCCATTCGCTTCCGCGTTTGGTCAAGCAAAAAGCGAACCATTTGACGCCTTCGGTCGTAGCAAATCG CCAAACGTGGGTGCTGATCCGTTCGGTAGCGACCCATTTAACGCACCTAATTCTCCCTTACCTGCCGGTCGAGTGGAAAGCCCGACTCCGGCCTTGCCTCCCAAGAAGTCGAAACAACCACCTCCACGTCCAGCTCCACCAAAAGCTGTGTCTAGTGGTGTGAAAGGTCCCCAGCGCCCGGCTCCTCCCATCGGCGCCACAAAATCACCTGATCCTTTTGCACCATTGAGTGATCCGTTTACTTCGGCTGGTGCGTCTAAGGATCCTTTTGGTGGATCGGGTTTTGctgattttgcaagttttgaatCTAAG AATGATTCCAGTCCATCGGATCCGTAA